The Prochlorococcus marinus str. MIT 9301 genome segment AATTATTTCTTTTTTCTATTAACGAGAATTGTTCAGAAGTATTTCTATCAATGTATTTTTTAGCTTTAAAAGCTATTCTTTCATTCGGATATGGCCAGATACTTTTATTGTTGTAGTAATTTTGTTTTTTTACCTTTTCGCATAATCTTTTCACTATGGGGTTTAGCCCGAATCGTGGGTAAATGGACTTCAATAAATTTATGCATTCTTGATCTTTTTCCTCGTAATTTATTACATCATTCCAAGTTGGTAATGCTACAGAAACAGCATGAATACTATCAGGAATTGCATATCCCAACTCTAAATTTTTCCATATAGGTTTTTTAAGTAAATCTCTCAATTTTCAGAATTTATTTAAAGCAAATAAAATGTCCGAGATTAAATCGTCTGTATCTTCACATCCAATTGATAATCTGATAAGAGCATCATCTATCCCTAGTAGATTTTTTGTTTTGTCATCAACAGAAGCATGAGTCATCGTTGCAGGGTGACAAATTAAACTTTCAACTCCTCCAAGGCTTTCTGCTAGAGAGAAATATTTGAGAGATTTGCAAAATTTAAAAGTATCCTCTTTATTTAAGTTTAATTTTAGGGTGATCATTGAACCTCCAGATTTCATTTGCGATTTTGCTAAATTAAATTGCGGATGTTCTTGATTAAAAGGGTAAATTACTTTACTAATAATTTTATGATTACCTAATTCTTCAGAAATAAATTCTGCACTTTTAGTTTGTTGTTCGATTCTTAAAGGAAGAGTTTTTACTCCTCTCGTAATGAGCCAACTATCAAAAGGAGATGGTTGAAGCCCTAGAGCTTTTTGAGAGAAAAGCATCTTACTATTCCATTCCTCATTATTTGTAAGTACTGCTCCGCCAAGTGCGTCACTATGTCCATTAATGAATTTTGTGGTGCTTACAAGCGATAGTGTTGCACCAAGGTCCAATGGTTTTTGAATAAGAGCTGTAGAAAATGTGTTGTCTACAACTACTGGTATTTCGAGTTTATTCGCTTCATCACAAATCGCCTTAATATCGAGTACCTTCAAAAGTGGATTAGTTGGACTTTCTAGCCATATCAAGTTTGGCTCCAATTTTGAAATCTTTTTGACGTTATTTTCGTTTGTAAAATCTGTGTATAAAACTTCTAGTCCAAATTTCTTGAAAACTTTTTCGAACATCCTCACTGTACAACCATAGAGATTTGACTCGCAGAGTACCTTGTCACCTGATTTCAGTGTTGATGAAATTGCAGTTACCGCGCTAATTCCAGATCCAAAAACTGTACAGTATTTAGATTCTTCTATTAATTTAAGGATGTTTTCTAGAATTCTAAAGTTTGGATTGCCTGATCTTGTGTAGTCGAAATTATCTTTATTTCCATGTTTGAAAGTAGATGTAGAAAAAATAGGAGGCATAACGCATCCAGTTTCTTCTGCAAATGTTTTCCCATGGTGAATAGATAAGGTCTTAACACCTGGCTTTTCTATATTATTTTCCTTATTTCCCATTATTTTTAAAAATAAGAATTAAATTAAATCTCTCTTTTTTTTTAAAGAGAGATTTAATAATCCAAAGAAAAGTAGTATTAAACTTTTCTTGAATAATATTCAACAACTAGTAGTTCGTTTATTTCAAGAGCTACCCACTCTCTATCGCATTTCCCATTTATTTTTCCCGTTAATTTAGGCTTGTCTAAATCAAGATGAGGTGGGACATTTGCTAAGCCAGGGAATTCTATATTACCTTCTACAAGTTTTTTGCTTGCTTTGTTTTCTTTAATTCCGATTACATCGCCTGATTTGCATTGATAACCAGCAATATCAAGAACCTTTCCATTAACGGTTACATGGCCATGATTTACTAATTGTCTTGAGCCTGGAATGGTACCTCCAAAACCTAATCTAAAACAAACATTATCAAGTCTGTTTTCTAAAAGTCTTAGTAGGTTAGTACCTGTAGATCCTTCTTGAGCTCTAGCTTTTTTCACATAGCGTACTAGTTGTTTTTCAGAAACTCCATAATTAAACCTAAGTTTCTGCTTTTCTTCTAGACGAATTGCATATTCTGATCGCTTGCGACGGGCTTGGCCGTGCTGACCTGGAGGATTAGACTTCTTTGAAGCTTTCCTGGTGAGACCTGGTAGTTCTCCCAAGCGACGCGTAACCCTTAATCTGGGGCCGCGGTATCTTGACATAATTTTAAATTAAATAGAAAATTGCAATAAATTGGATAATTGATTAAATTCAATTAAACTAATTACTACTGGAATTATTATTTTACATCATTAAAGTGTTCAAAACTATTAATAAATCAATTACTTCTATACTTCTTTTATTGATTTCGTTTTATCAAAAGTGGTTTTCTCCTTTTTTTGGACCAAGATGCAGATTTATTCCAAGTTGCAGCTCTTATGGATATGAGGCAATAACTAGACATGGTCCTTGGAAGGGAGGGTGGTTAACTTTAAAAAGATTAAGCAGATGTCATCCTTTAACTCCCTGTGGATGTGACCCTGTGCCTGACTAAATGAATGAAAATATTTATTTTTGTTAGGCAGGGATGTTGCCTTTGTGATTCATTAAAAAACAAACTGGCAAAAATAAATCTTAATGAGTTATTCCCTAATCTAGAGGAGCTTGAAGAAATTGATATTGATAGGGTCGATTTATATAAAGATAAATATAAAAGATATAATTATGAAGTACCTGTTATTGCAGTTGAAAGAATTAGGTCCGAGGAGATCATAGAATTGCCTCGCATTTCTCCAAGATTAAAAGATGATCAATTAAAGAATTGGTTTCAAAAAAATATTAGTAACATTCTGGAGAAATAATTTTTTTATATGAGATCTATAAAATTATTTAAACTTTTAAATTTGGTAGGAATTATTCCTTCGTTAAATCTTATCGATCAAGAAATCAATAATATTTCTTTTAACTCTAAAGAAGTACAAAAAGGAACTTTATTTTTAGGAATGCCTGGTTTAAATGTTGATGGAGGAAAATTTTGCATTGAGGCAATTGAAAATGGCGCGGAGGCTGCCATTATTGGGTCTGCTGCAAAAGAGAAAATTGGATCTTTTGATCGAGAAAGGATTTTGGTTATTGAGGATAATTTAGATTATATTTTTGGTCAAATTGTCGCTGAGTTTTGGAATAGGCCTTCAAGAAAACTTAAACTTATTGGTGTTACTGGTACAAATGGAAAAACGACAATTACTTTCTTATTGGAATATCTTTTAAAAAAATCAGGGAAAAAGACTGCATTATTTGGGACCTTATTTAATAGATGGCCTGGCTTCTCAGAAGTGGCTTCTCATACAACTGATTTCGCCGATAAACTTCAAAAGAAATTAAATGCTGCTGTTGAGGCAGAATCTGAATTCGCGATATTAGAGGTAAGTTCTCATTCTATTGCTCAAAAGAGGATATCAGGTTG includes the following:
- a CDS encoding trans-sulfuration enzyme family protein, which produces MGNKENNIEKPGVKTLSIHHGKTFAEETGCVMPPIFSTSTFKHGNKDNFDYTRSGNPNFRILENILKLIEESKYCTVFGSGISAVTAISSTLKSGDKVLCESNLYGCTVRMFEKVFKKFGLEVLYTDFTNENNVKKISKLEPNLIWLESPTNPLLKVLDIKAICDEANKLEIPVVVDNTFSTALIQKPLDLGATLSLVSTTKFINGHSDALGGAVLTNNEEWNSKMLFSQKALGLQPSPFDSWLITRGVKTLPLRIEQQTKSAEFISEELGNHKIISKVIYPFNQEHPQFNLAKSQMKSGGSMITLKLNLNKEDTFKFCKSLKYFSLAESLGGVESLICHPATMTHASVDDKTKNLLGIDDALIRLSIGCEDTDDLISDILFALNKF
- a CDS encoding glutaredoxin family protein; translation: MKIFIFVRQGCCLCDSLKNKLAKINLNELFPNLEELEEIDIDRVDLYKDKYKRYNYEVPVIAVERIRSEEIIELPRISPRLKDDQLKNWFQKNISNILEK
- the rpsD gene encoding 30S ribosomal protein S4 gives rise to the protein MSRYRGPRLRVTRRLGELPGLTRKASKKSNPPGQHGQARRKRSEYAIRLEEKQKLRFNYGVSEKQLVRYVKKARAQEGSTGTNLLRLLENRLDNVCFRLGFGGTIPGSRQLVNHGHVTVNGKVLDIAGYQCKSGDVIGIKENKASKKLVEGNIEFPGLANVPPHLDLDKPKLTGKINGKCDREWVALEINELLVVEYYSRKV
- the yidD gene encoding membrane protein insertion efficiency factor YidD, which produces MFKTINKSITSILLLLISFYQKWFSPFFGPRCRFIPSCSSYGYEAITRHGPWKGGWLTLKRLSRCHPLTPCGCDPVPD